In Saccharomyces cerevisiae S288C chromosome VIII, complete sequence, a genomic segment contains:
- the WSC4 gene encoding Wsc4p (Endoplasmic reticulum (ER) membrane protein; involved in the translocation of soluble secretory proteins and insertion of membrane proteins into the ER membrane; may also have a role in the stress response but has only partial functional overlap with WSC1-3), with the protein MQTSMVSAKVSIWLVCSVICSSLVRATQSVCSSQNTATTDGVRNQFQSNGWCSNNCAGHQFAIVQGFMCWCSDSEPSTQTSVGDCSGTCPGYGYEDCGNADKDLFGYIYLGQTPLSSVQSVETSTESSVYVSSSSITSSSSTSIVDTTTISPTLTSTSTTPLTTASTSTTPSTDITSALPTTTSTKLSTSIPTSTTSSTSTTTSTSSSTSTTVSVTSSTSTTTSTTSSTLISTSTSSSSSSTPTTTSSAPISTSTTSSTSTSTSTTSPTSSSAPTSSSNTTPTSTTFTTTSPSTAPSSTTVTYTSTTASPITSTITSVNLQTSLKYSVITVTSVHTMDTNISEITSRYLTMKKVITQIYSSTLGATPTSAVATTSASVGGRITNNNNSNTTNSNTPTNKSTEKKGYWDSPGKIAATFVVVGVVCLVIICILIYLIHHYRTRPARKAQDFENEYQSKFYQSKYPNEVTTTTLHTPSPSSNSTFSTPRLIYTDEKGQIMSESPSPRQSTYSLTAGSPPNDPSTLASPFHDPILPRRTSTFLHSPIQKQHEKMESNVTLGEDTVLVDQRLDPSKMLNTLANDDATNHSTISLSDNVDYSRRVLRLMNE; encoded by the coding sequence ATGCAGACGTCAATGGTGAGCGCAAAAGTTAGTATATGGCTAGTATGTAGCGTTATATGCAGTAGCCTGGTACGGGCTACGCAATCTGTGTGTTCGTCGCAAAACACAGCGACCACTGACGGTGTACGAAATCAATTTCAGAGTAATGGTTGGTGTTCAAATAACTGTGCTGGTCATCAGTTTGCCATCGTACAGGGGTTCATGTGCTGGTGCAGTGATTCGGAACCGAGCACTCAGACATCGGTGGGAGACTGCAGTGGCACTTGTCCCGGTTATGGCTACGAAGATTGTGGTAATGCGGATAAGGATCTTTTTGGTTATATATATCTGGGGCAAACCCCGCTAAGTTCTGTACAGAGTGTGGAAACGTCAACAGAGTCCAGTGTGTACGTTTCAAGTAGCTCTATCACGAGTAGTAGTAGTACGAGTATTGTGGACACAACCACAATCTCGCCGACTCTGACGTCAACGAGTACGACCCCATTGACAACCGCCTCAACCAGTACAACACCATCAACTGATATAACATCGGCACTGCCCACGACTACAAGCACAAAGTTGTCAACATCCATTCCCACAAGCACGACATCGTCAACCTCTACCACCACAAGTACCTCATCGTCGACTTCTACGACCGTAAGTGTCACATCATCAACATCTACCACCACAAGTACTACGTCGTCAACCCTCATTTCCACGAGcacatcatcatcatcatcatcaactCCAACCACAACATCGTCAGCCCCCATTTCTACAAGCACGACGTCGTCAACTTCCACTTCAACAAGTACAACATCGccaacttcttcttcagcaCCTACAAGCTCGTCTAATACAACACCAACGAGCACAACGTTCACTACGACATCACCCAGTACAGCCCCTTCAAGCACTACGGTTACTTACACCAGTACCACAGCATCTCCAATAACGTCCACTATAACTTCTGTAAACCTGCAGACCTCCTTAAAGTATTCTGTGATAACAGTGACTTCAGTGCACACCATGGACACTAACATTTCGGAAATCACCTCGAGATATCTCACCatgaaaaaagtaataacGCAGATTTACTCTTCCACCCTCGGGGCTACTCCTACTTCTGCAGTGGCTACTACGTCTGCCAGCGTAGGTGGTAGAATAacaaacaataacaatagtaACACCACCAACAGCAATACACCAACTAACAAGTCtacagaaaagaaagggTACTGGGATTCGCCCGGGAAAATAGCCGCTACTTTCGTCGTGGTTGGAGTGGTATGTTTGGTAATTATATGCATACTAATATACTTAATACATCATTATAGAACAAGACCCGCTCGGAAGGCTCAAGATTTTGAGAATGAATATCAGAGTAAGTTTTACCAGTCCAAGTACCCAAATGAAGTTACCACTACCACGTTACACACGCCTTCaccatcttcaaattcaacTTTCTCGACCCCAAGATTAATATACACTGATGAAAAGGGACAAATTATGTCTGAATCACCATCCCCACGTCAATCTACGTATTCCTTGACTGCAGGCAGTCCACCAAATGACCCAAGCACGTTGGCAAGCCCATTTCACGATCCCATTCTTCCCAGAAGAACTTCtacttttcttcattcgCCCATTCAAAAGCAACAcgaaaaaatggaatcaaACGTTACTCTAGGTGAAGACACGGTACTGGTGGATCAGAGGCTAGACCCAAGTAAGATGCTTAACACTTTAGCAAATGACGATGCCACAAACCACTCTACCATTTCGTTATCAGACAACGTAGACTACTCCAGGAGGGTTCTGCGGCTAATGAACGAATAA
- the OCA5 gene encoding Oca5p (Inositol pyrophosphatase that catalyzes the conversion of 5-InsP7 to InsP6; controls the balance between glycolysis and respiration; localizes to the cytoplasm; required for replication of Brome mosaic virus; S. cerevisiae is a model system for studying replication of positive-strand RNA viruses in their natural host): MHDKKSPMANSHYLKNLKQQFRNKNLIETTIHLVKCNDHDSLAFLARTYGVPPQLRHVVWPILLKYHPMCISPNITSNTISWDPITNDFILNDPFLKSKAPTDKQDKSDDENILPYDIESIILHDLKKYFHSRSNPAGSSSNANTTNIATPTPVSSSDASTISSMEVLSPSLDYEFQIIETLKNAIVKFLLKWSKIFKYESGLAWIALGLAEWYPIYPYETMSPFNETHSFYEVEDYVVLSGRKHALLSTNNGNNGNSNSSSNNTNNNNTNITSGMHNLSINTNTSLHNSPYISHTLSYLYKEYPLPFELRSKLPTKPIFSFSALFERLALVILHCPDTILAHKQLKNDSNASSSSKANSNFNTNYFPIISGGDLSFQTQVFFKVFSSILPELYQPLTEESSLQPSSSRNSWIYWWLKCSGAKALQRQDRGRVWDLLLGWRPKPNMDTINFFLNYNDKKMDHLYHDTPQCDNEQYWMKDWIALYNNDPFWFPDLDSMALGSKKFPYDYSVFKELILRNRYGGTQSKAQKDNTVPSPGSDSNDKSELKLPFSSIDPHMQLIFIFIAILQFNEFKLLEFEEAEISEFLNNVPLLTKFDDSSYRKLYENTESSITSLPSSPTTSTMASLQSSSNSSAHISNYHMLIEVGNDAKASHCFDDLLNMAGDIWRKWLWRELEESSL, translated from the coding sequence ATGCACGACAAGAAGTCGCCCATGGCGAATTCCCACTACttgaaaaatctaaaaCAGCAGTTTCGCAACAAGAACCTTATCGAAACGACTATCCATCTAGTAAAGTGCAATGACCATGACTCATTGGCCTTTTTAGCAAGAACATACGGGGTTCCACCACAGTTGCGACACGTCGTGTGGCCGATCCTGCTGAAGTACCACCCAATGTGCATTTCACCAAACATTACCTCCAATACCATTTCTTGGGACCCAATAACCAATGATTTCATACTTAATGACCCTTTTCTGAAAAGTAAGGCTCCAACCGATAAGCAAGACAAGAGCGACgatgaaaatattctcCCGTACGATATCGAATCCATTATCCTGcatgatttgaaaaaatacttccACTCCAGGTCTAATCCTGCTGGCTCATCGAGTAATGCTAACACCACCAATATCGCCACCCCGACACCTGTTTCGTCGTCCGACGCTTCCACTATTTCTTCTATGGAGGTACTGTCTCCCTCATTAGACTATGAGTTCCAGATCATCGagactttgaaaaatgccATCGTGAAATTTCTGCTGAAGTGGTCAAAAATCTTCAAGTACGAAAGCGGTCTTGCCTGGATTGCTCTGGGATTGGCTGAATGGTATCCCATCTATCCCTACGAAACCATGTCTCCTTTCAACGAGACTCATTCATTTTACGAAGTGGAGGATTATGTAGTTCTGAGCGGAAGAAAGCACGCTCTTCTAAGCACTAACAACGGCAATAACGGAAATAGCAACTCCTCTAGCAAcaacaccaacaacaataacacGAATATAACATCGGGCATGCACAACTTGAGCATCAACACAAATACCAGCTTGCACAATTCTCCGTACATTTCTCACACGTTATCATATCTTTATAAGGAATATCCGTTACCCTTTGAGCTGCGATCAAAATTGCCTACAAAACCAATTTTCTCATTTAGTGCCCTTTTCGAAAGACTAGCTCTTGTCATTCTACATTGCCCTGATACCATACTGGCACAcaaacaattgaaaaatgactCGAACGCATCTTCCAGCTCAAAGGCAAACTCAAACTTCAACACAAATTATTTCCCTATTATATCTGGTGGCGATCTTTCATTTCAGACCcaagtttttttcaaggtattctcttcaattttgCCAGAGCTGTACCAACCTTTGACAGAGGAATCTTCCTTACAACCTTCGTCGTCAAGAAACTCCTGGATATATTGGTGGTTGAAATGCTCTGGAGCTAAAGCTTTACAAAGACAAGATAGAGGGCGTGTATGGGATTTGCTGCTCGGTTGGAGGCCCAAACCAAACATGGACACgataaatttctttttgaactaTAACGATAAGAAAATGGATCACCTCTATCACGATACACCACAATGTGACAACGAGCAGTACTGGATGAAAGATTGGATCGCTTTGTACAATAATGATCCGTTTTGGTTCCCCGATCTGGATAGCATGGCACTAGGTTCGAAAAAATTTCCCTATGATTATAGTGTCTTCAAAGAATTAATTTTAAGGAATAGATACGGAGGTACTCAAAGCAAAGCTCAAAAGGACAACACAGTACCATCTCCTGGTAGTGATTCAAATGATAAGTCAGAATTGAAACTACcgttttcttccattgaTCCTCATATGCAAttgattttcattttcatcgcGATTTTGCAGTTTAACGAATTTAAGCTAttagaatttgaagaagcGGAAATTTCTGAGTTTCTTAATAACGTTCCTCTGCTAACAAAATTTGATGACTCTTCCTATAGGAAGTTATACGAGAATACAGAATCTAGCATAACCAGTTTGCCTTCTTCACCGACTACTTCTACAATGGCGTCATTACAATCCAGTTCCAATTCGAGTGCCCATATCTCGAATTATCACATGTTAATCGAAGTCGGTAATGATGCTAAGGCTTCCCATTGTTTTGATGATCTTTTAAATATGGCTGGGGATATTTGGAGGAAATGGCTATGGAGAGAGTTAGAGGAAAGCTCTCtttga
- the GOS1 gene encoding Gos1p (v-SNARE protein involved in Golgi transport; homolog of the mammalian protein GOS-28/GS28) has product MSSQPSFVTIRGKAISLETQTESLLSKYSTFAQTTSSEQTGQEKKIDKQLEGILGQRQDVIDSLTQICDSNPAISASKLSQLHRHKEILQDHWKSFRNIRSSIQQERNRLNLLFSVKNDIANSTTDAPAPIGDADEYIQNETRRIDQSNNVVDRLISQAWETRSQFHSQSNVLNTANNKVLQTLQRIPGVNQLIMKINTRRKKNAFVLATITTLCILFLFFTW; this is encoded by the coding sequence ATGAGCTCACAACCGTCTTTCGTCACCATAAGGGGCAAGGCCATTTCTCTAGAAACACAAACGGAGTCACTTCTTTCCAAGTACTCCACATTCGCGCAGACAACTAGTTCAGAACAAACTGgccaagaaaagaagatagACAAGCAGTTGGAGGGAATCTTAGGCCAGAGACAGGATGTAATCGATTCATTAACACAAATCTGCGATTCTAACCCGGCAATCTCCGCCTCAAAGCTTTCCCAACTGCACCGCCACAAGGAGATCTTACAAGACCACTGGAAGAGCTTCCGCAATATCAGGTCCTCCATCCAGCAAGAGCGCAACAGACTAAACTTGTTATTCAGCGTGAAGAACGATATTGCTAATTCCACAACGGACGCGCCAGCTCCTATAGGGGATGCTGACGAGTACATTCAGAACGAAACAAGGCGAATCGATCAGTCCAACAACGTAGTCGACCGTCTCATCTCCCAAGCCTGGGAGACTCGGTCGCAGTTCCACTCGCAGAGCAACGTGCTGAACACGGCAAACAACAAGGTGTTGCAAACTTTACAAAGAATACCAGGTGTCAATCAGCTTATTATGAAGATTAACACgagaaggaagaaaaacgCGTTTGTATTGGCCACGATAACCACCCTTTGTATactgtttttgtttttcacATGGTAA
- the ECM29 gene encoding Ecm29p (Scaffold protein; assists in association of proteasome core particle with regulatory particle; inhibitor of proteasome in vivo and in vitro; inhibits proteasomal ATPase activity; degraded by the mature proteasome after assembly; contains HEAT-like repeats; protein increases in abundance and relocalizes from nucleus to cytoplasm upon DNA replication stress), with protein MSISSDEAKEKQLVEKAELRLAIADSPQKFETNLQTFLPPLLLKLASPHASVRTAVFSALKNLISRINTLPQVQLPVRALIVQAKEPNLAAQQDSTNVRLYSLLLASKGIDRLSLQDRQQLLPLVVSNISCLTGTVAARMFHILLKLILEWVAPQESSHEQEEFVQFLQLDNDGFSFLMRQFTRFFLLVPSKQVQVSQQPLSRGYTCPGLSLTDVAFFTYDAGVTFNKEQLNKFKKAIFQFVCRGMAATQTIEQSPRMIELMEFLCVVSTDSTNLSDDAAQFMKRFPMPYENEEFITFLQTLYIGNTANGRPPVKAILQEKILSILNRSHFATTKAECISLICSIGLHSSEYKLRSLTLSFIRHVAKLNYKNLNPASSSPSSTDFSTCIVSLIRNNLHAEGWPKLQLGPQTPAFNTAILQRQLQYETLGDILKRDFELVSDLSYIEFLFESLKNDLPQFRSSIQESLLSLVGHLSILPQQSKLKLKNLLRKNLSIDEQQREDNNDAVNSIMALKFVSIKFTNAAFPFHDPEARLFNIWGTVRTNRFDIIEESFKGLQPFWFRVNNASINTSATVKTSDLLGSHLSETEFPPFREFLQVLIDQLDSEAASITRKSLNNAVRFSKQCLISNAIYGKKTMVIQDEDWSVRIDKALELDDTVVSRVNEMVQGMNDDIFIRYLTLLSNEFTATNSKGEQIAIFPYQDPIFGSVLLTLLNFVSNNVLRRLEILVPDLYHLVIMKFQSLSDNDLAVCATIIGIISTAIADSTHVKRITKIAQSQTMAETYVASYVVPRLYLKDQTNHIESDSILNLLNILTTHLSHPGTNKDMILKLVCQVTKFGLLLQVSAQERKDFLKKVMDTIQDKLINDVTAIQTWSYLSLYSTDLENSSLFQEKLLETNVSKQNDFLFSVGESLSVVAGKWSSKYLIKQIDIPNFNVEIMQQKFPATNVTTILDEIFSGCDSTKPSLRKASCIWLLSYIQYLGHLPEVSSKCNDIHLRFMRFLADRDEFIQDSAARGLSLVYEIGGSDLKESMVKGLLKSFTESTAGSASTSATGISGSVSEETELFEPGVLNTGDGSISTYKDILNLASEVGDPALVYKFMSLAKSSALWSSRKGIAFGLGAIMSKSSLEELLLKDQQTAKKLIPKLYRYRFDPFQAVSRSMTDIWNTLIPESSLTISLYFNDILDELLCGMANKEWRVREASTSALLQLIQSQPQEKFSEKMLKIWTMAFRTMDDIKDSVREVGTKFTTVLAKILARSIDVEKGVNPTKSKEILDNILPFLWGPHGLNSDAEEVRNFALTTLIDLVKHSPGAIKPFTPKLIYDFITLFSSIEPQVINYLALNAANYNIDANVIDTQRKNGVTNSPLFQTIEKLINNSDDCMMEEIINVVIKASRKSVGLPSKVASSLVIIILVKRYSIEMKPYSGKLLKVCLTMFEDRNESVNIAFAISMGYLFKVSALDKCIKYSEKLITKYFEPTSTENNKKVVGTAIDSILNYAKSEFDNVASVFMPLIFIACNDEDKDLETLYNKIWTEASSSGAGTVKLYLPEILNVLCVNIKSNDFSIRKTCAKSVIQLCGGINDSIPYPQIVKLFDISREALSGRSWDGKEHIVAALVSLTEKFSQTVADNNDLQESINHVMYTEVSRKSMKYVKKILPLYARYINVNPQEETITFLIEKAKEMIRLLGSESDDSEGSIKQTSDESTIKRIKPNTEITQKSSKENIENEEYVINLLKVSVDICNNSKSRYPMNLLEFIIDEIAYLFHNDRIIHTWRTQLAASEIGISIVGRFSTISSADFIQNVGRLWDQTFPINCNKETIENVKLQMIKFGGLIIQKIPSLQNNIEENLRLLNSIDSTSRIELELKNIGL; from the coding sequence ATGTCCATTTCTTCTGACGAAGCGAAAGAAAAACAGCTCGTGGAGAAGGCAGAATTGCGCCTGGCTATCGCAGATTCCCCTCAAAAGTTCGAAACTAATCTGCAGACTTTTTTGCCTCCATTATTACTAAAACTCGCCTCTCCACATGCCTCCGTTAGAACAGCAGTATTTTCAGCCTTAAAAAACCTCATTTCTAGGATAAATACGCTGCCCCAGGTTCAGCTTCCTGTGAGGGCGCTTATTGTCCAAGCAAAGGAACCCAATTTAGCCGCTCAACAAGACTCGACCAATGTCCGCCTTTACAGTCTGCTACTGGCGTCTAAAGGCATAGATAGGCTTTCCTTGCAAGATAGACAGCAGTTGCTACCGTTAGTCGTTTCGAACATCTCGTGTCTAACAGGCACAGTAGCCGCCAGAATGTTCCACATCCTTTTGAAGCTTATTTTGGAATGGGTTGCACCCCAGGAGTCTTCACATGAGCAGGAAGAATTTGTTCAGTTCCTTCAACTGGACAACGACGGTTTTTCGTTTTTGATGCGCCAATTTACCAGGTTTTTTCTGCTGGTACCTTCAAAGCAAGTCCAGGTTTCTCAACAGCCCCTGTCGAGAGGTTACACATGTCCGGGCCTATCTCTAACTGATGTGGCATTCTTTACTTATGATGCGGGCGTTACTTTCAACAAAGAACAGCTGAATAAGTTCAAAAAGgctatttttcaatttgtttgCCGTGGCATGGCGGCTACCCAAACTATTGAGCAGTCACCTAGGATGATTGAACTGATGGAATTTTTGTGCGTTGTCTCTACGGATTCTACAAATTTATCTGATGATGCGGCTCAGTTCATGAAACGGTTTCCCATGCCTTATGAAAACGAAGAGTTCATCACCTTTCTTCAGACGCTGTACATCGGCAACACAGCAAATGGAAGACCGCCGGTCAAGGCTATcttgcaagaaaaaatcctGTCCATATTAAACAGAAGTCACTTCGCCACCACCAAAGCAGAATGTATTTCGTTGATTTGCTCTATTGGATTGCATTCATCTGAGTATAAACTTAGATCTTTGactctttcttttattcGACACGTAGCAAAATtaaattacaaaaatttaaatcctgcttcttcatcaccTTCATCAACAGACTTTTCCACTTGTATTGTTTCCTTGATTAGAAATAATCTTCATGCCGAAGGTTGGCCGAAGTTACAATTGGGGCCTCAGACCCCAGCTTTCAATACAGCCATTCTGCAGAGACAGCTGCAATATGAAACATTGGGTGATATCTTGAAAAGAGATTTTGAGCTTGTAAGTGACTTATCCTATATTGAATTTCTATTCGAGtccttgaaaaatgacTTACCACAGTTCCGCTCCAGTATTCAGGAGTCTCTGCTTTCTCTAGTAGGCCATTTATCAATTCTACCCCAACAATCtaaattaaaattaaaaaatttgctCAGGAAAAACCTGTCAATTGACGAGCAACAGCGGGAGGATAATAATGATGCTGTTAATTCTATAATGGCACTCAAATTTGTATCTATAAAATTCACTAACGCTGCCTTCCCCTTCCATGATCCTGAGGCAAGGTTATTCAATATTTGGGGTACTGTACGAACGAATAGATTTgacattattgaagaaTCCTTTAAGGGGCTTCAACCCTTTTGGTTCAGGGTTAATAATGCTTCCATAAATACATCAGCTACCGTGAAAACATCCGATCTGTTGGGCTCTCACTTGTCAGAGACTGAATTTCCTCCATTCCGGGAATTTCTTCAGGTTTTGATCGACCAGCTAGATTCGGAAGCTGCATCAATTACACGAAAATCACTGAACAACGCTGTCAGATTTAGTAAACAATGTCTCATTTCCAATGCAATATACGgtaaaaaaacaatggtTATACAAGATGAGGATTGGTCAGTTAGAATAGACAAAGCTTTGGAACTTGACGACACAGTTGTGTCCCGAGTTAATGAAATGGTTCAAGGCATGAatgatgatattttcattcGCTATTTGACTCTTCTGTCAAACGAGTTTACAGCTACGAACAGTAAGGGTGAACAAATTGCAATATTTCCATATCAAGATCCAATTTTTGGTTCTGTCTTATTaactttattgaattttgtGAGCAATAATGTTTTACGGAGATTGGAAATTCTTGTTCCCGATTTATACCATCTAGTTATCATGAAATTTCAATCGTTGAGTGATAATGATCTTGCAGTCTGTGCAACCATCATCGGTATAATTTCTACTGCTATCGCAGACTCGACTCACGTTAAGCGAATCACAAAAATAGCACAATCACAAACAATGGCAGAGACATATGTTGCATCTTATGTTGTTCCACGattatatttgaaagatcAAACAAATCACATTGAATCTGACAGTATCCTAAACCTATTAAACATTTTAACAACTCATCTATCGCATCCTGGCACTAACAAGGATATGATATTAAAGTTGGTCTGCCAAGTGACAAAATTCGGTTTACTTCTCCAAGTAAGTGCACAAGAAAGGAAagatttcttgaaaaaagtcATGGATACTATACAAGACAAATTGATCAACGATGTGACAGCAATTCAAACGTGGTCATACCTATCACTATATTCAACAGATTTAGAGAATTCCAgtctttttcaagaaaaattacttGAAACTAACGTTTCTAAGCAAAAcgatttcttattttcagTTGGTGAATCTTTAAGTGTTGTGGCTGGTAAATGGTCAAGTAAGTACTTGATCAAACAGATTGATATTCCTAATTTCAATGTTGAGATCATGCAACAAAAATTCCCTGCTACAAATGTTACCACTATACTTGATGAGATCTTTTCAGGTTGCGACTCTACAAAACCCTCTCTGAGGAAGGCATCTTGTATTTGGCTGTTATCATATATTCAGTACTTAGGTCATTTGCCAGAAGTAAGTTCCAAATGTAATGATATTCACTTGAGATTTATGAGATTTTTGGCAGACAGAGATGAATTTATACAGGATTCCGCCGCTAGAGGGCTTTCTTTGGTTTACGAAATTGGTGGTTCTGATTTAAAAGAAAGTATGGTCAAAGGGCTACTTAAATCATTTACAGAATCAACCGCAGGGTCTGCATCTACAAGTGCTACTGGCATCTCAGGTTCAGTCTCCGAAGAGACCGAGTTATTTGAGCCAGGAGTTTTAAACACTGGAGATGGGTCCATTAGCACTTAcaaagatattttgaatttggcATCTGAAGTTGGGGACCCCGCACTTGTTTACAAATTTATGTCTCTTGCCAAAAGTTCTGCGCTATGGTCATCTAGGAAAGGTATCGCATTCGGTCTTGGCGCCATTATGTCTAAATCTTCTTTAGAAGAATTATTACTAAAGGATCAGCAAACTGCCAAGAAATTAATTCCAAAATTGTATAGATACAGATTTGATCCATTTCAAGCAGTATCACGCTCGATGACAGACATCTGGAATACTTTAATTCCAGAATCCTCTTTGACGATTTCCCTCTATTTCAATGATATTCTTGATGAGCTTTTATGTGGCATGGCTAATAAAGAATGGAGGGTCAGGGAGGCCAGTACTTCAGCTTTATTACAATTGATTCAATCTCAACCGCAAGAGAAATTTTCCGAAAAAATGCTGAAAATTTGGACAATGGCATTCAGAACGATGGATGATATAAAAGATAGTGTCCGTGAAGTTGGTACCAAGTTCACCACTGTATTGGCCAAAATTTTGGCAAGATCTATTGATGTGGAAAAAGGTGTGAACCCTACCAAGTCTAAGGAAATACTAGACAAtattttgccatttttatGGGGTCCACATGGTCTGAACAGTGATGCAGAAGAGGTTAGAAATTTTGCGCTCACAACTTTGATTGACTTGGTGAAACACTCCCCTGGAGCCATCAAACCGTTCACTCCAAAATTAATTTACGATTTTATCAcattgttttcttccattgaaCCTCAGGTGATTAACTATTTGGCATTAAATGCTGCAAATTATAACATTGATGCTAACGTCATTGATACgcaaaggaaaaatggTGTCACAAATTCACCTCTATTCCAGACCATCGAAAAATTAATTAACAATTCAGATGATTGTATGATGGAAGAAATAATTAATGTGGTTATTAAAGCTAGCAGAAAATCAGTCGGATTGCCATCTAAGGTCGCATCCTCACTTGTCATAATTATCTTAGTGAAACGGTACTCTATCGAAATGAAACCCTATTCTGGAAAGTTGTTGAAAGTCTGCTTGACTATGTTTGAAGATAGAAATGAGTCGGTTAATATAGCATTTGCAATTTCAATGGGATATTTATTCAAGGTTTCAGCGTTGGATAAGTGTATTAAATACTCTGAAAAACTAATAACGAAATATTTTGAGCCTACCTCAACAGAAAATAACAAGAAAGTTGTTGGTACAGCGATCGACTCGATTTTGAATTATGCGAAGTCAGAATTCGATAATGTGGCAAGTGTATTTATGCCTTTGATTTTCATAGCATgcaatgatgaagataaagatttggaaaccttatataataaaatcTGGACGGAAGCTTCCAGCTCTGGCGCCGGTACGGTTAAATTATACCTGCCAGAAATTTTAAACGTACTTTGTGTGAATATAAAGTCAAATGATTTCTCTATTCGAAAAACATGTGCTAAATCAGTCATACAGTTGTGTGGCGGTATTAATGATAGTATTCCTTATCCACAAATTGTTAAGTTATTTGATATATCGAGGGAGGCATTAAGTGGTAGATCATGGGATGGTAAAGAGCATATAGTGGCAGCATTGGTTTCATtaacagaaaaattttctcaaacTGTGGCCGACAATAATGATCTACAAGAATCAATTAATCATGTAATGTACACTGAAGTTTCGAGAAAAAGTATGAAATATGTTAAGAAGATACTACCGCTTTACGCGAGATATATCAATGTGAATCCACAAGAAGAGACGATCACCTTCTTAATTGAAAAAGCCAAAGAAATGATTCGATTGTTGGGCAGCGAATCTGATGATAGTGAAGGTTCCATTAAGCAGACTTCCGATGAATCCacaataaaaagaattaaGCCTAACACTGAAATTACACAAAAGTCATCCAAAGAGAACATTGAGAACGAAGAGTATGTGATCAACTTGTTAAAAGTTAGTGTTGACATATGCAACAATTCTAAATCGAGGTATCCGATGAATTTATTGGAGTTCATTATAGATGAGATTGCATACCTTTTCCATAATGACAGAATTATACACACATGGAGAACGCAACTAGCTGCTAGTGAAATTGGTATCTCGATAGTTGGAAGATTTAGTACCATAAGTAGCGCTGACTTTATCCAAAATGTGGGGAGACTATGGGATCAAACTTTTCCAATAAATTGTAACAAGGAAACCATTGAGAATGTGAAATTGCAGATGATAAAGTTCGGTGGCCTGATCATTCAGAAGATTCCAAGCTTGCAGAACAATATCGAGGAAAACTTACGGTTGTTGAACAGTATTGATTCAACGAGCAGAATTGAGTtggaattgaaaaatattggtcTATGA